One window of the Candidatus Bathyarchaeia archaeon genome contains the following:
- a CDS encoding beta-CASP ribonuclease aCPSF1 — protein sequence MPSIEKSKAELRQIILENIPKEAEITRIEFEGPALAIYARKPEILIEQEHIVTNIVNIIKKRIVPRSDPSVRLPEKEAEKIIYEIVPKEAEITNITFDPPLGEVIIEAKKPGLVIGKNGSTLQEIILRTKWRPRTVRRPPKQSKIMMHLQHLLYASSKERERILRNVGERIFRPMLYEVGDVRITMLGSAREVGRSAILVQTRESQILLDCGINPGSTKPFEAFPRLDAPQFDIESLDAVVISHAHLDHCGFLPYLFKYGYDGPVYCSVPNVGLMTLLQLDYLDVLSRQGAPLPYDQKDVREVALHAIPLRYGVVTDIAPDVRLTLHNAGHILGSSIVHLHVGEGYHNIVYTGDFKYGRTMLLEAAATEFPRVETIITENTYSAPTDVMPSRAEAEKNLVSVINRTLERGGKAMIPVPAVGRAQEIMLVIDEYMRRGELKEAPVFIEGMISESTAIHMAYPEYLSREVRNKIINEGINPFESEYFTIVEHPSARSEIIEGEPCIILATSGMLEGGPIIDYFQNLAHDERNSLIFVSYQIEGTLGRRIQKGAREVSIIDQDGKIRVIKVGLETHTVEGFSGHSDRRQIINYLRRIAPKPENIIICHGERSKCLSLVEFLRRRYKVNAMAPDILETVKLR from the coding sequence TTGCCGTCGATTGAAAAAAGTAAGGCTGAACTGAGACAAATAATACTAGAGAATATTCCGAAGGAGGCTGAAATAACACGTATAGAGTTTGAAGGGCCAGCGCTAGCCATCTACGCGAGGAAACCTGAAATACTAATAGAGCAAGAGCATATTGTAACAAACATAGTTAACATAATAAAGAAGAGGATAGTGCCGCGCTCAGACCCGTCTGTTAGGCTCCCTGAGAAGGAAGCTGAGAAAATAATATATGAAATAGTGCCCAAGGAGGCTGAAATAACTAACATAACCTTTGACCCCCCGCTAGGTGAAGTGATAATAGAGGCTAAGAAGCCCGGCCTCGTTATAGGTAAGAACGGGTCAACCCTTCAGGAGATAATACTTAGAACTAAATGGAGACCGCGCACCGTGAGGAGACCGCCGAAACAATCAAAGATAATGATGCATTTACAGCACTTATTGTACGCTAGCAGTAAAGAGCGGGAAAGAATTCTCCGCAATGTTGGCGAGAGAATATTTAGACCCATGCTATATGAGGTGGGCGACGTCAGGATAACTATGCTTGGCTCAGCTAGGGAGGTTGGCCGCTCAGCTATCCTCGTCCAAACCAGGGAGAGCCAAATCCTGCTGGATTGCGGAATAAATCCCGGGTCAACAAAGCCTTTTGAAGCGTTCCCGAGACTGGATGCGCCGCAGTTCGATATTGAGTCTTTAGATGCTGTTGTGATAAGCCACGCTCACCTAGACCATTGTGGCTTCTTACCTTACCTGTTTAAGTACGGTTATGATGGGCCGGTTTACTGCTCGGTTCCAAATGTAGGTTTAATGACGTTGCTGCAGCTCGATTACCTAGATGTCTTATCTAGGCAGGGGGCTCCGCTCCCATACGATCAGAAAGATGTTCGTGAAGTGGCATTACACGCTATACCGCTACGATATGGTGTTGTCACGGATATAGCGCCAGACGTGAGATTAACTTTACATAATGCTGGGCACATACTTGGATCATCAATTGTGCATCTGCATGTCGGTGAAGGCTACCATAACATAGTTTACACGGGGGACTTCAAGTATGGTAGAACCATGCTCTTAGAGGCGGCTGCCACAGAGTTCCCAAGGGTTGAAACCATCATAACCGAGAATACGTATAGCGCCCCAACGGACGTTATGCCTTCTAGAGCTGAAGCGGAGAAGAACCTTGTATCGGTGATAAACAGGACGCTTGAAAGGGGTGGAAAAGCTATGATCCCTGTACCGGCGGTCGGCAGAGCTCAGGAGATAATGCTCGTCATAGACGAGTACATGAGGCGCGGTGAGCTTAAGGAGGCTCCGGTATTCATTGAAGGCATGATATCCGAGTCAACGGCGATACATATGGCTTACCCAGAATACCTGTCAAGGGAGGTGCGCAATAAAATAATTAACGAGGGGATAAACCCGTTCGAGTCAGAGTACTTCACAATAGTTGAGCATCCAAGCGCTAGAAGCGAGATAATTGAGGGTGAGCCATGCATAATATTGGCAACATCGGGAATGCTTGAGGGCGGACCTATAATAGACTACTTCCAGAACCTCGCCCACGACGAGCGGAATTCACTGATATTTGTCAGCTACCAGATCGAGGGAACATTAGGCCGAAGAATTCAGAAGGGTGCACGCGAAGTGTCCATTATAGATCAGGATGGGAAGATCAGGGTTATAAAAGTTGGCTTAGAGACTCATACTGTAGAGGGTTTCTCTGGGCATTCCGATAGGCGGCAGATAATAAATTACTTGCGTAGAATAGCGCCGAAACCGGAGAACATAATCATATGCCATGGAGAGAGGAGTAAATGCTTATCTCTTGTAGAGTTCCTTCGAAGAAGATACAAGGTTAATGCTATGGCGCCGGATATACTGGAAACCGTTAAGCTCAGATAG
- the sepF gene encoding cell division protein SepF, with translation MAKSDLRKMIEKIVGKEKREEVEEKEEREIKAEEASQKEPSIIYLKALSLHSLNDLEKIKSEIKSGNILIVKITPLLEKNVEDVKRAIGELGEFIESIGGDIARLGEERIVLTPQNVRIWKERTVASDASSI, from the coding sequence TTGGCTAAATCAGACCTGAGAAAGATGATTGAGAAAATCGTTGGTAAGGAGAAGAGGGAGGAAGTGGAGGAGAAAGAGGAGAGGGAGATTAAAGCCGAAGAGGCTTCTCAGAAAGAACCAAGTATAATATATCTTAAGGCGTTATCCTTACACTCACTCAACGACCTAGAGAAGATTAAGAGCGAGATTAAATCCGGAAATATATTGATAGTTAAGATTACTCCCCTGCTGGAGAAAAACGTTGAAGATGTTAAGCGCGCCATTGGCGAATTAGGCGAATTCATTGAGTCTATAGGTGGCGATATAGCTCGGTTAGGGGAGGAGAGAATAGTGTTAACGCCGCAGAACGTTCGTATATGGAAGGAGAGGACGGTAGCGTCCGACGCTTCTTCTATCTGA
- a CDS encoding DUF1947 domain-containing protein gives MSHVKRRYLLRESERKEFLREVSGKFGINHESLFGSKPKVEVIEVSEGKIFAVNSKPLLLESKGMFIPTLVFEDLIHRLPKVVVDMGAVPHICNGADVMAPGIVRVEGEFREGDLVLVLDEKHGRVIAVTRALLDSRSLKTVESGKVLKNLHYVGDTAWRVIMDIFQKRKS, from the coding sequence ATGAGCCACGTTAAGCGCAGATACCTTTTAAGGGAAAGCGAGAGAAAAGAGTTTTTAAGAGAGGTCTCTGGAAAATTCGGCATCAATCACGAGAGCCTTTTCGGGTCTAAGCCTAAGGTTGAAGTTATAGAGGTATCCGAAGGTAAAATCTTTGCAGTTAACAGTAAGCCACTTTTATTGGAATCTAAGGGCATGTTTATACCAACTTTAGTTTTCGAGGATTTAATTCACCGGCTTCCGAAGGTTGTCGTTGACATGGGCGCTGTCCCCCACATATGCAATGGCGCTGATGTAATGGCGCCGGGCATAGTTAGGGTTGAGGGAGAATTTAGAGAGGGTGATCTGGTGCTAGTTCTGGATGAAAAGCACGGTAGGGTGATAGCTGTGACCAGAGCCCTGCTAGACTCAAGGAGTTTGAAAACAGTTGAGAGTGGGAAAGTTTTGAAGAATTTGCATTATGTTGGGGATACCGCTTGGAGGGTGATAATGGATATTTTTCAGAAACGAAAGAGTTAA
- a CDS encoding LSm family protein: MATQILEESLGKIVLIKLRGGRSIRGRLQGFDQHLNLVLEKAEDVTDAENIKELGLIIVRGDNVIMISPPPR; encoded by the coding sequence ATGGCGACGCAAATACTTGAGGAAAGTCTTGGAAAGATTGTTCTAATAAAGCTTAGGGGCGGAAGGAGCATAAGAGGGCGGCTCCAAGGCTTCGACCAACACCTTAATTTAGTCCTTGAGAAAGCTGAGGATGTCACAGACGCTGAAAACATCAAGGAGTTAGGTCTAATAATAGTTAGAGGAGATAATGTCATAATGATTTCACCACCCCCAAGGTGA
- a CDS encoding 50S ribosomal protein L37e yields the protein MTKGTASFGKRSGKTVHIRCRRCGRRSYHVRKKRCAACGYPDPRIRRYSWQTKSLQRERLI from the coding sequence ATGACGAAGGGTACGGCTTCGTTTGGGAAAAGATCTGGGAAGACGGTTCACATAAGATGTAGAAGATGCGGCCGCAGATCATATCATGTTAGAAAGAAGAGGTGCGCTGCTTGCGGCTACCCGGATCCGAGGATAAGAAGATACTCTTGGCAGACTAAAAGCCTCCAGAGAGAACGATTAATTTAA
- the rpsJ gene encoding 30S ribosomal protein S10 has product MVRKARIKLTSTDYSKLDEICRELKTIAEKSGVKVSGPVPLPTKRLKVPVLRTPCGEGTKTWDRWEMRIHRRLIDVDADDRVMRRIMRMRVPEEVYISIELI; this is encoded by the coding sequence TTGGTAAGAAAAGCTAGAATAAAGCTTACAAGCACGGATTACAGTAAGCTTGATGAGATATGCAGGGAACTTAAGACCATAGCTGAAAAATCAGGGGTGAAGGTTTCAGGCCCGGTTCCACTACCAACAAAAAGGCTTAAGGTGCCCGTGCTCAGAACGCCTTGCGGTGAGGGGACGAAAACATGGGATAGGTGGGAGATGCGGATACATAGGCGTCTAATAGATGTGGATGCCGATGACCGCGTTATGCGTAGAATTATGCGAATGAGGGTTCCGGAAGAAGTTTACATAAGCATAGAATTAATATAG
- a CDS encoding AN1-type zinc finger domain-containing protein — translation MKCQYCGLNVDLPFRCPFCGGYFCADHRLPEFHACQGMRRGASPPEYFMRGRFDEGVRVKHVKGNFSRFFESFRNLFGSTELIHIFLGTLMVVLVGLSIAINEAGSPSLQSILFFALILVSAFIPHELAHKFTAKYYGLWAEFRLSLIGVIITLISILSPIKIVSPGAVIISGEATRKTIGKVSLSGPLVNVGLAVVFLALSSVSSVKLLEIVFAQGSIINAFVASFNLIPFGVLDGAKILWWNKYFWAVTFLASLMLVAVNLIILY, via the coding sequence TTGAAGTGCCAGTATTGTGGCTTAAATGTCGATCTCCCATTTAGATGCCCCTTCTGCGGCGGATATTTTTGCGCCGACCACCGGTTGCCGGAGTTTCATGCTTGCCAAGGCATGAGAAGGGGCGCTTCTCCCCCTGAATACTTTATGAGGGGGAGATTTGATGAGGGCGTTAGGGTAAAGCATGTCAAAGGGAATTTTTCGAGGTTTTTCGAAAGTTTTCGTAATTTGTTCGGTTCTACGGAGCTAATTCACATTTTTCTAGGCACATTAATGGTGGTATTGGTCGGCTTATCCATAGCGATAAATGAAGCCGGCTCCCCGAGCTTACAGTCAATATTATTCTTTGCCCTTATACTTGTCTCAGCGTTCATACCACATGAGCTTGCGCATAAATTTACAGCCAAATATTATGGTTTATGGGCCGAATTCAGACTATCCCTTATAGGCGTAATAATAACTTTGATCTCAATATTATCCCCGATAAAAATCGTCTCCCCAGGAGCGGTCATAATTTCAGGTGAGGCTACCCGAAAAACCATTGGCAAAGTATCGTTGTCTGGGCCTTTGGTGAATGTGGGTCTTGCAGTAGTCTTCTTGGCTTTAAGTAGCGTTTCAAGCGTCAAGCTGCTTGAGATAGTTTTCGCTCAAGGTTCCATAATTAACGCTTTTGTGGCTTCATTTAACTTAATACCTTTCGGCGTTTTAGATGGGGCTAAAATTTTGTGGTGGAATAAGTACTTTTGGGCTGTAACGTTTTTAGCATCATTAATGTTGGTTGCTGTCAACCTAATAATCCTATATTAA
- a CDS encoding HEPN domain-containing protein, producing MRYAWWLKTSFEEAEVIRRRAEAFLRNAEHLLEKGEWDLSVFSIKLLVK from the coding sequence ATGCGATATGCGTGGTGGTTAAAGACGTCCTTTGAGGAAGCTGAAGTTATTAGGCGTAGGGCTGAGGCTTTTCTGAGAAACGCGGAACATTTACTTGAGAAGGGTGAATGGGATCTATCAGTCTTTAGTATTAAATTGCTGGTAAAGTAG
- a CDS encoding pyruvate kinase alpha/beta domain-containing protein: MSVVKQITYFREPGPENTDAVLDCVHRRVREGDIKTVVVASTSGETGVKFTKALKGLCNVVVVSHEEMRREYREEISRLGGKPLDKTHLPLHARGMDAVRNSFYTLGQGFKVCVEIVLIASDLGALNPGEDVIAVAGTGRGSDTAIVVRACKTSDMFSRDKSKRLEIREILAMPLKKMWW; the protein is encoded by the coding sequence ATGAGCGTGGTAAAACAGATCACGTATTTTAGGGAGCCGGGGCCGGAGAACACCGACGCTGTTCTAGACTGCGTTCATAGGAGGGTTAGAGAGGGCGACATTAAAACCGTTGTTGTTGCGAGCACGTCCGGAGAGACAGGGGTTAAGTTTACGAAAGCCCTTAAAGGATTATGCAACGTTGTAGTTGTCTCCCATGAGGAAATGAGGCGGGAATATAGGGAGGAGATCTCAAGGCTTGGCGGTAAACCGTTAGATAAAACTCATCTACCTCTACATGCGCGTGGAATGGACGCTGTTAGAAATAGCTTCTACACGTTGGGGCAAGGCTTCAAGGTCTGCGTGGAAATAGTTTTAATAGCCTCGGATTTAGGCGCATTAAACCCCGGGGAAGATGTTATAGCCGTTGCTGGTACAGGCAGGGGCTCAGATACAGCCATAGTGGTCAGAGCCTGCAAGACCAGCGACATGTTTAGCAGAGACAAATCCAAGAGGCTTGAAATCAGAGAGATATTAGCAATGCCCCTCAAGAAAATGTGGTGGTAA
- a CDS encoding FprA family A-type flavoprotein has product MDRDVFKIAENVYWVGVRDWNRRLFDALIPLSRGTSYNAYLIAGDGGKALIDTVNPGFEKDLEEKIHTVTGLEEIDYVVMNHAEPDHAGAIPYIMERAPKAKLVTTSRGARMAQVYYRVPQERIRVVSDNEAINLGDKTLLFIEAPMLHWPETMFTYLKEDGILFPCDFFGAHLADGVYSDEVEDYIVHAQRYWGEIMMPFRLMAQRALDKIANLDIRIMAPSHGPIHRKPEFILNAYKRWAAGETRRKAVIAYVSMWGSTDMMVKRIAETLMAEGVELAFHNLAVAGAGDLAKDLVDSRAIILGAPAVLGGAHPLSVYAAYLFKALRPPTRWAAILSSYGWGGGAVKQIQEIFKDFKIEVVGTFEINGPPREEDMKKIAELGRSLADKIKG; this is encoded by the coding sequence ATGGATAGGGATGTCTTCAAGATTGCGGAAAACGTTTACTGGGTTGGTGTGAGGGACTGGAACCGTAGGCTATTTGACGCGTTAATTCCTCTGTCTAGGGGAACATCCTACAACGCCTATCTTATCGCGGGCGATGGTGGAAAAGCTTTGATAGACACCGTGAACCCCGGCTTTGAGAAGGATCTCGAAGAGAAGATTCACACCGTTACAGGCCTAGAGGAAATAGATTATGTTGTCATGAACCATGCGGAGCCGGATCATGCTGGCGCAATCCCCTACATAATGGAGAGAGCACCTAAAGCGAAGCTTGTAACCACTAGTAGAGGAGCTAGGATGGCGCAGGTCTACTACCGTGTTCCACAGGAAAGAATAAGGGTTGTTAGCGACAATGAAGCCATAAACCTAGGCGATAAGACTCTCCTCTTCATAGAGGCGCCCATGCTCCATTGGCCTGAAACAATGTTCACATACCTAAAAGAGGACGGCATCCTTTTTCCATGCGACTTCTTCGGCGCCCACTTAGCCGACGGCGTCTACAGCGATGAGGTTGAGGACTATATTGTTCACGCTCAGAGATACTGGGGTGAAATAATGATGCCCTTTAGACTTATGGCGCAGAGAGCTCTCGATAAAATCGCTAATCTAGATATCCGCATTATGGCGCCCAGCCACGGCCCAATCCATAGGAAACCCGAATTCATCTTAAACGCCTATAAGAGGTGGGCTGCTGGTGAAACCCGCCGAAAAGCCGTTATAGCTTATGTGAGCATGTGGGGAAGCACCGATATGATGGTGAAACGGATAGCTGAGACATTAATGGCTGAGGGTGTTGAACTCGCCTTCCACAACCTCGCTGTAGCGGGCGCAGGCGACCTAGCAAAAGACCTCGTAGATTCAAGAGCCATAATTTTAGGCGCGCCAGCAGTCCTAGGAGGGGCTCATCCTCTATCAGTCTACGCCGCTTATCTCTTTAAGGCGCTTCGCCCACCAACAAGGTGGGCTGCCATTTTAAGCTCCTATGGTTGGGGCGGAGGCGCCGTGAAACAGATTCAGGAAATATTTAAAGACTTTAAGATTGAAGTCGTCGGCACATTTGAGATTAATGGTCCGCCAAGAGAGGAAGACATGAAGAAGATCGCTGAGTTGGGCAGATCCCTAGCCGACAAAATTAAGGGGTGA
- a CDS encoding FAD-dependent oxidoreductase produces the protein MEGNYYDVIIVGGGPSGLTAAIYASRMVLKTLVLEENMPGGRALEAPLIENFPGFPDGISGAELVERMLKQAERFGAEIRFPEEVLDMDLSGLIKSVVTRHSRYYGYSVIIATGTQRKKLTVPGEVEFLGRGVSYCAVCDAPFFRDRVVAVVGFNNEALEDALYILGFASRVIMVSHGEKTAVEWALLQQAREKRNIEFIDAKVKSINGDVYVNSITVMDQKGIVDIPVNGVFIVLGSVPVTSIVKKAGIMVDERGCIKVDRSQSTNIEGVFAAGDCTCGGMQVATAVGEGAMAALQAYRYIKRVKMKGT, from the coding sequence ATGGAAGGGAACTATTACGATGTGATAATTGTTGGCGGCGGGCCATCAGGGTTAACCGCCGCAATATATGCTTCCAGAATGGTGTTAAAAACACTTGTTCTAGAAGAGAACATGCCTGGCGGAAGAGCTCTGGAAGCACCGTTAATAGAGAACTTTCCCGGCTTTCCAGATGGGATATCTGGCGCTGAACTTGTTGAGAGAATGCTTAAGCAGGCTGAGCGCTTCGGCGCAGAGATACGGTTTCCGGAAGAGGTTCTCGACATGGATCTTTCGGGGCTGATTAAAAGCGTGGTTACCAGACATAGCAGATATTATGGCTACAGTGTTATAATTGCGACTGGAACGCAGAGAAAAAAGCTAACCGTCCCCGGGGAGGTAGAGTTTCTTGGCCGCGGCGTCTCGTACTGCGCTGTCTGCGATGCGCCATTCTTTAGAGACAGGGTTGTGGCCGTGGTCGGCTTCAATAATGAGGCGCTGGAAGACGCATTGTATATATTGGGCTTCGCAAGTAGAGTTATCATGGTATCTCATGGAGAGAAGACCGCTGTTGAGTGGGCTTTGCTCCAGCAAGCCCGCGAAAAGCGGAATATAGAGTTTATTGATGCAAAAGTTAAATCAATAAATGGCGACGTATATGTTAACTCTATAACCGTAATGGATCAAAAAGGAATTGTGGATATCCCTGTTAACGGGGTCTTCATAGTTTTAGGAAGTGTCCCAGTTACAAGCATCGTTAAGAAAGCCGGCATTATGGTCGATGAGAGGGGATGCATAAAAGTTGATAGAAGCCAATCAACTAACATTGAGGGTGTCTTCGCGGCTGGCGACTGCACATGTGGCGGAATGCAGGTGGCAACAGCCGTGGGCGAAGGGGCAATGGCAGCTTTACAGGCATATAGATATATCAAAAGGGTAAAAATGAAGGGAACGTAA
- a CDS encoding alpha-galactosidase gives MRIFAQNTIPPFSFTYAGKPSSYFIHSWDFASEQKQIDDERSLCLFTWGDPQTNLELKCECTLFSDFPAVEWVLRFNFLKGAANKSPLIEDIQTLDLKFISQSSKGFILHRSLGSSAQRNDFAPIHEEIKQNTTLSFAPIGGRSSNTTASPFFNLEATDEGGVIIAIGWSGQWSSLFTHEGDGVKVQAGMELTRLSLYSGEEIRTPRVLLLFWRGNDFLIGQNMFRRFILKHRSPKQDGKSVMLPLSCSSCGPPDEANQATEQNQINFASQFVRYGVEYFWLDAGWFEGRWPNGVGNWFPRKDGFPNGLRPISDAVKRMGMKGMILWFEPERVFQGTWIDREHPDWVLRLPDNPNGLLNLGNESARKWLTEHISAMIESEGISIYRHDFNIDPLPFWRAADPPDRQGITEIRYIEGLYEFWDELLRRHPGLLIDNCASGGRRIDLETISRSIVLWRSDYQYFEPVGQQCHTYGISLWLPTTATGCGYPKAYLLRSAANSGVNLWVPWSPNASHEIYSRYLPRYVDWRADKPIDVDFAKALIEEFKEICRFFFGDFYPLTPYSTADDAWMTYQFHDPDLSAGVVLAFRRSECGYPSIYLKLRGLSETTRYLIEIVDEQLNRKTCQATGKQLTDGIEISSEAAPSSTLIIYRPAPTY, from the coding sequence ATGCGGATTTTCGCTCAAAACACTATACCGCCATTCTCATTTACTTACGCCGGTAAGCCTTCATCGTATTTTATTCATTCATGGGATTTTGCGAGCGAGCAGAAACAAATTGATGATGAAAGATCCCTATGCCTTTTCACTTGGGGTGACCCGCAAACAAACCTTGAATTGAAATGCGAATGCACATTATTCTCAGATTTCCCAGCTGTTGAGTGGGTCCTAAGGTTTAATTTTCTTAAAGGTGCCGCCAATAAGTCGCCGCTGATCGAGGATATTCAAACGCTTGATCTGAAATTCATATCTCAGTCAAGTAAAGGCTTCATTCTCCATCGTTCTCTCGGCAGTAGTGCTCAGCGAAATGATTTCGCGCCGATACATGAAGAGATAAAACAAAACACCACACTTAGTTTTGCTCCAATTGGCGGGCGCTCATCAAACACAACTGCATCGCCCTTCTTTAATCTTGAAGCCACCGATGAGGGCGGAGTCATAATTGCAATAGGTTGGTCTGGCCAATGGTCGTCACTATTCACGCATGAAGGAGATGGCGTCAAAGTCCAAGCTGGTATGGAGTTAACTCGCTTAAGCCTTTATAGCGGCGAAGAGATCCGCACTCCACGCGTATTGCTACTCTTCTGGCGCGGCAATGATTTTCTTATCGGGCAAAACATGTTCCGCCGCTTCATTCTCAAGCATCGATCACCTAAGCAGGATGGCAAATCTGTTATGCTTCCTCTCTCCTGCTCATCATGCGGGCCGCCAGATGAAGCGAATCAAGCAACTGAGCAGAATCAAATTAATTTCGCATCACAGTTTGTCCGTTATGGCGTCGAATATTTTTGGCTTGATGCAGGTTGGTTTGAGGGGCGCTGGCCTAATGGTGTCGGTAACTGGTTTCCGCGTAAGGATGGTTTCCCAAATGGTCTTCGCCCCATTTCAGACGCTGTGAAAAGGATGGGTATGAAAGGGATGATCTTATGGTTTGAGCCCGAGCGTGTTTTTCAAGGCACATGGATAGACCGAGAGCATCCAGACTGGGTTTTACGCCTCCCTGATAACCCAAATGGTCTGCTTAATCTTGGTAATGAAAGCGCCCGGAAATGGCTGACGGAACATATCTCAGCGATGATTGAGAGTGAAGGCATCAGTATTTATCGGCATGACTTTAACATTGATCCGCTGCCCTTCTGGCGTGCCGCCGATCCACCGGATAGGCAGGGGATCACGGAGATACGTTACATTGAGGGACTATATGAGTTTTGGGACGAGCTTTTGCGGAGGCATCCAGGCCTGCTAATTGATAATTGCGCATCTGGCGGCAGACGAATTGATCTTGAGACTATTTCAAGAAGTATTGTGCTTTGGCGTAGCGATTACCAGTATTTTGAACCGGTTGGGCAGCAGTGCCATACGTATGGTATCAGTCTTTGGCTCCCAACAACGGCTACTGGATGCGGCTATCCTAAGGCGTATCTGCTTAGGAGTGCTGCGAATAGCGGTGTTAACTTATGGGTTCCTTGGTCGCCTAACGCATCACACGAGATCTATAGTCGTTATCTACCCCGTTATGTGGATTGGAGAGCGGACAAACCTATCGACGTTGATTTTGCAAAAGCGCTCATCGAGGAGTTCAAGGAGATATGTCGATTCTTTTTTGGCGATTTCTATCCATTGACGCCATACAGCACCGCTGATGATGCATGGATGACTTATCAATTTCATGACCCAGATCTTAGTGCTGGCGTTGTCTTAGCGTTTCGAAGAAGCGAATGCGGTTACCCATCAATTTATTTAAAATTACGCGGATTATCGGAGACAACTCGTTATCTTATTGAAATAGTTGATGAACAGCTAAATCGGAAGACGTGTCAAGCAACAGGCAAGCAGCTTACTGATGGAATTGAAATATCGTCCGAGGCAGCTCCATCCTCCACCTTAATAATCTATAGACCCGCGCCCACTTATTAA
- a CDS encoding superoxide dismutase: METAKLYVLPQLPYGYGDLAPYMSEEQLRVHHTVHHQAYVNGANAILRRLDSARRENADIDVKAALKEFSWNIGGHLLHSLFWRNLAPPGKGGGKPGGKLASLIEGEFGSFERFRKEFTQAAVSVEGSGWAALTICGQTGRLIIMQIEKHNTNIYPTFPILMVLDVFEHAYYIDYKNRRADFVEAFWNIVNWDEVNRRLEEKLK; the protein is encoded by the coding sequence TTGGAGACCGCTAAATTATATGTTTTGCCTCAGCTGCCCTACGGTTATGGTGATTTAGCGCCATATATGTCTGAGGAGCAGCTGCGAGTTCATCACACGGTTCATCACCAAGCCTATGTTAATGGGGCTAATGCTATACTTAGGAGGCTGGACAGCGCCCGAAGAGAGAACGCGGATATAGATGTGAAGGCGGCTTTAAAGGAGTTCTCATGGAACATTGGAGGGCACTTGCTGCACTCGTTGTTCTGGAGGAACCTTGCTCCTCCAGGTAAGGGCGGCGGCAAACCTGGCGGAAAACTAGCCAGTCTCATCGAGGGCGAGTTCGGGAGCTTTGAGAGGTTTAGGAAGGAGTTTACTCAGGCTGCTGTCAGCGTTGAGGGTTCCGGTTGGGCTGCGCTGACAATATGCGGGCAGACCGGACGCCTAATAATTATGCAGATAGAGAAGCATAATACTAACATATATCCGACCTTCCCAATCCTAATGGTCCTAGACGTCTTCGAACACGCCTACTACATAGACTACAAGAATAGGAGAGCGGACTTCGTCGAAGCCTTCTGGAACATAGTCAACTGGGACGAAGTTAATAGAAGGCTTGAAGAAAAATTGAAATGA
- a CDS encoding rubredoxin → MDKWECRICGYIYDPEIGDSTQNIAPGTPFKELPDNWVCPICGASKNMFRRIG, encoded by the coding sequence TTGGATAAGTGGGAGTGCCGGATCTGCGGCTACATCTACGACCCAGAGATAGGCGACTCAACCCAAAATATAGCGCCGGGAACACCATTCAAGGAGTTGCCGGACAACTGGGTTTGCCCAATATGCGGGGCCTCAAAAAACATGTTCAGGAGAATAGGTTAA
- a CDS encoding rubrerythrin family protein: MRKMTEDNLKSAFAGESQAHMRYLIFAEKAEEDGFRNVARLFRAIAYAEQVHAANHYSVLGMIRSTADNLQEAINGETYEVNEMYPAYNAVAKLQDERGAQRTTKWALQAEKIHAAMYQRAKQSVESGKDISLEAIYICSVCGYTSEEELDRCPICGATRDKIKKF, encoded by the coding sequence ATGAGAAAGATGACTGAAGATAATTTAAAGAGCGCTTTCGCCGGGGAAAGCCAAGCGCATATGCGTTACCTGATTTTCGCAGAGAAGGCTGAGGAAGATGGGTTTAGGAATGTTGCTAGGCTATTTAGGGCCATAGCGTACGCTGAGCAGGTTCACGCCGCTAACCATTACAGTGTTTTGGGAATGATTCGCAGTACAGCGGATAACCTTCAGGAGGCTATAAACGGAGAAACCTATGAGGTTAACGAAATGTATCCGGCGTATAACGCTGTTGCTAAGCTACAGGATGAGAGGGGCGCCCAGAGGACGACTAAGTGGGCTCTGCAGGCGGAGAAGATCCATGCGGCAATGTATCAGAGGGCTAAGCAATCCGTTGAAAGCGGCAAAGACATATCGCTGGAAGCAATATACATATGTAGCGTGTGCGGCTACACGTCGGAAGAAGAACTTGACAGATGCCCAATATGCGGCGCCACTAGGGATAAAATAAAGAAATTCTAA